A genomic region of Spea bombifrons isolate aSpeBom1 chromosome 9, aSpeBom1.2.pri, whole genome shotgun sequence contains the following coding sequences:
- the WDHD1 gene encoding WD repeat and HMG-box DNA-binding protein 1: MPALKKLMRYGHPEGHTDVCFDDGGSCLVTCGSDGDIRIWENIDDDDPKSINIGEKAYSFALKNGKVVTASSNNSIQLHTYPDGDPDAILTRFTTYANHVVFNGDGTSIAAGSGDFLVKVVNVQDSSQQTTMRGHDAPILSVSFDPKNVYLASSSCDGTVRIWNITQQSCESNLALLQKCNDVVNAKSICRLEWQPKSGKLLAVPVDKMVHLYERDTWKKSFTLTDDFIVQPLNVVTWSPCGQYLIAASVDGVIVAWNITTKACMERIKHEKGYTICALAWHPRLSQVAYTDTEGNLGLLENVCQSDGKTLETKVPSAAAKDYDELFDGDDDDEDFLNGDMIDHEGAAVNDEDEDNLMPVSGRIRNRGVILDDDNSLDVPSLKPSESENPEDDDLTSSLRQIPSSVPLRPSYDGPLPTAPQKPFQPGSTPSHLTHRFMMWNSIGVIRCYNDEQDSAIDVEFHDTSIHHALHLTNTLNHTIADLSQEAVLLACESTVELSSKLQCLHFSSWDTSKEWIVDLPKGEDVEAICLGQGWVACATSTQVLRIFSVGGVQKEILSLLGPVVCLAGHGEQLLIVYHGGTGFDGNQCLGVQLLEVGKKKRQVLHGDPLPLSRKSCLSWLGFTAEGTPCYVDSEGVVRLLNRGLGNTWVPVCNTREHCKGKSDHYWVVGVHESPQQLRCIPCKGSRFPPTLPRPAVAVLPFNLPYCQITTEKGQMEEQYWRSILFTNHIDYLSKNGYECNENVKTEAEKEQQELLMKMFALSCKLEREFRCMELAEFMTQNVMNLAIKYASRSKRLTLAQRLSEMALEKAVELASAMQQEEEEEEEEEEDFRSRLNAGYSRSATEWGEARAESNAPELNDEEEETEQPAPEGSPEIPKPNKSKTLNPFNKVKSPEQSAAKSGAIVLGNQGRVNPFKVSSSQKSPAVSGTFSRSANILDNMSKFSRKPAPAGSHVPNKSDSAVIKPLVPKAKAKQGQVSLFHSIQMKPKPNKSEEREEKSALNCSSSPAAGNVENKKPKTGFQLWLDESRESILSENPEFDESEIIKEGMSRFRTLASEERMLWTEKAKGDAAGGDAVDGKKRKRPEQEGHELNGSVKGGSEDATGASKKRKPFAQSTNKLSAFAFKKD; this comes from the exons ctgtttGGTAACTTGTGGCAGTGATGGGGACATAaggatttgggaaaatataGATGACGATGATcccaaatcaataaatattggagaaaagGCGTATTCATTTGCTCTAAAG aatGGAAAAGTTGTTACTGCCTCTTCCAACAATTCGATACAGTTACACACATATCCAGATGGGGACCCCGATGCAATTTTGACCCGTTTCACTACCTATGCTAATCACGTAGTCTTCAATGGTGACGGTACAAGTATAGCTGCAGGCTCAGG GGATTTCCTGGTGAAAGTTGTGAATGTGCAAGACAGCAGCCAGCAGACAACCATGCGCGGACACGATGCCCCAATCTTAAGTGTCTCGTTTGATCCCAAAAATGTTTACCTG GCATCTTCAAGCTGTGACGGCACTGTAAGAATTTGGAATATCACGCAGCAG AGTTGTGAATCAAATCTTGCCCTGCTACAGAAATGCAACGATGTTGTCAATGCAAAGTCCATCTGCCGGCTGGAGTGGCAACCGAAAAGTGGAAAG TTACTTGCAGTACCAGTAGACAAAATGGTTCATTTATATGAACGAGACACCTGGAAGAAGAGCTTTACTCTCACAGATGACTTTATAGTGCAG CCTTTGAACGTGGTGACGTGGTCTCCCTGTGGACAGTATCTTATAGCAGCGAGCGTGGATGGTGTTATAGTAGCCTGGAACATAACTACCAAAGCCTGCATGGAAAG gaTCAAACATGAAAAGGGTTACACCATTTGCGCGTTGGCCTGGCACCCAAGACTGTCTCAGGTTGCCTACACAGACACAGAAGGGAACTTGGGTCTGCTAGAAAACGTCTGCCAAAGCGATGGAAAGACATTGGAAACCAAG gtCCCCAGTGCTGCAGCTAAGGATTATGATGAGCTCTTTGATGGGGACGACGATGATGAAGACTTTCTCAACGGAGACATGATTGATCATGAGGGGGCAGCTGTTAATGATGAGGACGAGGACAACCTCATGCCTGTGTCTGGACGTATTAGGAACAGAGGGGTGATATTAGATGATGATAATTCTCTTG ATGTTCCATCTTTGAAGCCTAGTGAAAGCGAGAATCCAGAGGATGATGATCTGACCAGCAGCCTCAGGCAGATTCCTTCTAGTGTTCCCTTAAGGCCGTCCTATGATGGGCCCTTGCCAACCGCCCCACAGAAACCTTTCCAGCCTGGGTCTACTCCCTCGCACCTTACGCATCGCTTTATG ATGTGGAACTCGATTGGAGTTATTCGTTGTTACAACGATGAACAGGACAGCGCTATAGATGTGGAATTTCATGACACGTCAATACACCATGCTCTCCACCTAACGAACACGTTAAACCATACGATAGCAGATCTATCCCAGGAAGCGGTGCTGCTGGCTTGTGAAAGCACAGTTGAGTTGTCTAG CAAACTTCAGTGTCTGCACTTTAGCTCCTGGGATACCAGCAAAGAATGGATAGTGGATTTGCCCAAAGGTGAAGATGTTGAGGCTATATGCCTTGGGCAAGGGTGGGTGGCGTGTGCCACAAGCACCCAAGTGCTTCGGATATTCTCAGTCGGTGGTGTACAGAAGGAAATCCTAAGCCTTCTTGGTCCGGTCGTTTGCTTGGCGGGTCATGGAGAACAGCTACTTATAGTTTATCACGGAG GGACAGGCTTTGATGGCAATCAGTGTCTGGGGGTGCAGCTGCTAGAAGTAGGAAAGAAAAAGCGACAGGTCTTGCATGGTGACCCTCTGCCTCTTTCAAGAAAAAGTTGCCTTTCCTGGCTTGGGTTCACAGCTGAAG gtACACCGTGCTATGTTGATTCTGAGGGTGTTGTGAGACTCCTAAACCGCGGCCTCGGAAATACGTGGGTTCCTGTATGTAACACCAGGGAGCACTGCAAGGGGAAGTCGGATCATTACTGGGTGGTGGGTGTCCACGAGAGCCCCCAACAATTGCG ATGTATTCCCTGCAAAGGTTCACGTTTCCCTCCAACGCTTCCTCGTCCAGCGGTGGCTGTTCTCCCCTTTAATCTTCCTTACTGTCAAATTACTAcagagaaggggcagatggaG GAACAATATTGGCGGTCTATTCTCTTCACCAATCACATCGACTACTTGTCTAAAAATGGCTATGAATGTAATGAAAATGTTAAGACAGAGGCTGAAAAAGAGCAGCAGGAACTGCTAATGAAGATGTTTGCA TTATCTTGCAAACTAGAGCGTGAATTCCGGTGTATGGAGCTTGCCGAGTTCATGACTCAAAATGTGATGAACCTGGCTATTAAGTATGCCTCGCGCTCCAAGAGACTAACACTGGCCCAGCGGCTCAGTGAAATGGCTCTAGAGAAGGCAGTCGAGTTGGCGTCTgcaatgcaacaggaggaagaagaagaagaagaggaggaggaagattTCCGCAGCCGGCTGAATGCTGG CTACAGCAGGAGTGCCACCGAGTGGGGAGAAGCACGAGCCGAATCGAATGCACCTGAACTGAACGACGAGGAGGAGGAGACCGAACAGCCAGCACCCGAGGGCTCTCCAGAAATTCCCAAACCGAATAAGAgcaaaa CGCTGAATCCTTTCAACAAAGTAAAATCGCCAGAACAATCTGCAGCAAAATCTG GGGCAATAGTACTCGGTAACCAAGGGCGAGTCAACCCTTTTAAG GTGTCGAGCAGTCAGAAAAGTCCCGCAGTTTCTGGCACTTTCTCGCGTTCTGCCAATATCTTGGACAACATGAGTAAATTTTCTAGGAAGCCAGCACCTGCTGGAAGTCACGTTCCAAATAAATCTGATTCTGCAGTGATAAAGCCTCTGGTTCCTAAGGCTAAAGCGAAGCAG GGCCAGGTTTCCTTATTTCATTCTATCCAAATGAAACCCAAGCCCAACAAAAgcgaagaaagagaggaaaaatctGCTTTGAATTGCTCCTCAAGCCCTGCTGCAGGCAATGTGGAAAACAAGAA ACCTAAAACTGGCTTTCAGCTTTGGCTCGATGAGAGCCGGGAAAGTATATTGTCAGAAAATCCGGAATTTGATGAgtctgaaataataaaagaggGGATGAGCAGGTTTCGCACCCTTGCATCTGAAGAGCGAATG CTGTGGACTGAGAAGGCCAAAGGAGATGCTGCTGGCGGAGACGCTGTTGATGGGAAAAAACGAAAACGTCCAGAACAAGAGGGTCACGAGTTAAATGGAAGTGTTAAAGGAGGTTCAGAGGACGCCACAGGAGCTTCAAAGAAGCGCAAACCTTTTGCGCAATCAACAAATAAACTCTCTGCGTTTGCGTTTAAGAAGGATTGA